The Neomonachus schauinslandi chromosome 11, ASM220157v2, whole genome shotgun sequence genome contains a region encoding:
- the FANCF gene encoding Fanconi anemia group F protein, which produces MESLLQHLERFSELLAVSRTTHVSTWDPATVRRALQWARYLRHVHSRFGRHVRIRTALERRLQKRGRQDGAPGSAPVPGLTNFQALGRCDRLLSLRLLENRALGDAAYHYLLQQLFPGPGVPDADEETLQGSLVRLARRGSAVHMLRFIGYGENSVLEDAVLKTQAELLLERLREVPKAEAEGPSRFLSTLWDRLPQNNFLKVIAVALLLPPSSPRPQGEELELGTPKTPGEGGQELVRWLLAKSDVMAALCHNLPVGLLTSVAGRHPELSRAYLGLLTDWGRHLRYDLEKGTWVGAESQHVSWEELYGRFQSLCQAPPPLKDEVLTALESCKAQDGDFQVPGLSIWTDLLLALGSGS; this is translated from the coding sequence ATGGAATCGCTCCTGCAACACCTGGAGCGCTTCTCCGAGCTTCTGGCCGTCTCCCGCACGACCCACGTCAGCACCTGGGACCCCGCGACCGTGCGCCGGGCCTTGCAGTGGGCTCGCTACCTGCGCCACGTCCACAGTCGCTTTGGCCGCCATGTCCGCATTCGCACGGCTCTGGAACGGCGACTGCAAAAGCGGGGGAGACAGGATGGCGCCCCTGGGTCCGCTCCAGTCCCCGGGTTGACGAACTTCCAGGCGCTGGGGCGCTGTGACCGCCTGCTGTCTCTGCGCCTGCTGGAGAACCGGGCCCTCGGGGATGCCGCCTATCACTACCTACTGCAGCAGCTCTTTCCGGGCCCTGGCGTCCCGGACGCCGACGAGGAGACGCTTCAAGGCAGCCTGGTTCGCCTCGCCCGCCGCGGCTCCGCCGTCCACATGCTGCGTTTCATCGGCTACGGAGAGAACTCGGTGCTTGAGGACGCAGTGCTGAAGACCCAGGCGGAGCTGCTGCTGGAGCGTCTGCGGGAGGTGCCGAAGGCCGAAGCCGAGGGCCCCAGCAGGTTTCTCAGCACTCTGTGGGACCGCTTGCCTCAGAACAACTTTCTGAAGGTGATAGCGGTCGCGCTGTTGCTTCCCCCGTCGTCTCCCCGGCCCCAAGGAGAAGAGTTGGAGCTGGGCACCCCCAAAACGCCCGGAGAGGGGGGTCAGGAGCTGGTCCGTTGGCTTTTGGCGAAGTCAGATGTCATGGCTGCCCTTTGCCACAACCTCCCAGTCGGGCTTTTAACTTCGGTGGCAGGCCGCCATCCAGAGCTCTCCCGGGCCTACCTGGGTCTGCTTACAGACTGGGGTCGACATCTGCGCTACGACCTTGAGAAAGGCACTTGGGTTGGAGCTGAGTCCCAACACGTGTCCTGGGAGGAGTTGTACGGCAGGTTTCAAAGCCTCTGTCAGGCCCCTCCACCTCTCAAAGATGAAGTTCTAACTGCCCTGGAGTCCTGTAAGGCGCAAGATGGAGATTTCCAAGTCCCTGGTCTCAGCATCTGGACAGACCTGTTGTTAGCTCTTGGGAGTGGGTCATGA